From the Colius striatus isolate bColStr4 chromosome 6, bColStr4.1.hap1, whole genome shotgun sequence genome, the window TGGGAAAGTTTGATGCCAAATGGTTGCTGGCATTTTAATGGAGCCACGCTGACCTGCACTCTGCAGTGCAGTGGGACTCCGGGCCTTTTCCCACTTAAAAGGGGatctgtgttttcatttcaggGCTTCTACAATTTCTGCACCTACATGGCTTGGCTTGTGTTCAGGAAGAAGCACTTCCAGGAGATTCAGGAAGAAATTGGCAGGCTGCTTTGCTCTGACATGTTCAATCCTGCCTTAAGAGACAGGGGCAATGTGGGCTCGCAGAAACCCAGAGACCAGCCTGCTGATGCAAACACAGCACGATTGCCCTATCTCAGGTACTCATTTGAAACACTGGTGGGTCCCTGGGGAGCACAACCTGTCTGAACACACTGAGGTAACAcctgcatttgttttctttcaagaaaagccCGTGTCAAGCATCCTTCCATACACAGCATGATTCACCAGCGCTCACCACTGCTCAGCACGCTGCTGCCCTTACCGAAGGACAGGGCTCAGTACCTCTCCCAGGGCAGACACCCTCAACCTTGCACACGTGACAACCTGCCAGACTTGTCAGAATTGTTCTCTACCAAGTAAGGGGCTATATCTCTGCATAAGTAGTGCTATGAGGAAGGGTGTTGGACAGCAAGCTTTCCCTCACTGGATTGAGGATTTGGTCTACACAGGAGTCCAAGAGGAACAGGAGTGTATGTCCTGAGAGACCCTGAAACTTACAGAGGTAGTACTCTTAGTTAACTGATGGCAAAGCAGCTACTGCCCCTCGTAGTGCTTTGCTACAACTCACAAGCTTTCTGGGGAAAGGATATAGGCTTTAACATAAATTTCAACAGAAATTAATCAAAACTTCTCAAAATCAAAATAGGatgtttatattttctctctcacctGATTCGTTCCAATGTCTTATTTCTTCCTGACCTTTAGTTTTTAATAGTGTTCTGATATAGTTTATGTcaaaaaaggtgattttttgAATGCATagcacttttaaaatataacagAACCTTTTCTTCTGATTCACCATAAAACCAAAATCTTGCAGGCCTGGATAAACCATAAAGGAGAAATTCCATTTCCCATCCAGCCATGGTTAATAGCAGCATTCCTACAGCACTTTTTAATGTAATTACTCTTTTAAACACGACCACTGTAAATCAGTTTTGCTCTGTTGATGTGTGTATAAGGCTCCCTATAACACTTTCCCtataagtctttttttttttactgcctgGAATTCAGAATTTGAGCATTGCCTTAATTTGTCTGGGTCTTCAGAGTTCTGACAATCTAATGAATGCTACAGCACTGAACATGTAAAACCTTTGGACACAACACACCACCAGCAAATCTGGTACTTCTTGAGAGTGTGAAGTTTGCCACAAATGCACCTGCAATGGTTTTGGGCATGCTTTGGAAGCTGGGTGCATCCTGAGCATCTTGGCTTAATAGCTGGTGCACAGAGCCATGTAATTTGTATGTGAGGGATACCAGGACAGGCCTTGCAGAGGAGAGCAGATATTCTCTGCTAAAAAATGTTCCTTGCTGGTTGACCTAGGAAACAGTACAAATCTGTCCCActttctcctgttttcctttgcttcattGTGTCAAGCAGATTAACACAACGTTTTCTAACAGGATTGGCATCATTGGAGCTCCTCGTAGTGAGTTAAAATCTCTTACAAGCATGTGTGATGGGATGATGGAGaacaaagaagagcaagaaggaggaaaaattagGAGTAGTTTCTCCATCCTGACAAATGACTTCAGCTTGCCACCTCTGAGACGCCCCCCAAACCGGCTCAGTAGACAGAGCACTGTGCTCTCCAAAGCAATGGCAGAAGATGACCGTAATCAGAGAAACTAGCAGAAGCGATATCTGTGTTGAGTTTCACATTACTGAGTAAAACCCTCTGAAACTGCAGCTTAAGAAGCCTGACTCATTTGTCAGAGGTGAGGTGGTTTAGCACACTAGGGCCCTGATCGGGTGACTGGAGACCTGCACTGGAATTCCTGGTTCTGTCATGAACTATTTTTGCTTCATCTTAATGCTTTCGTTGCACCATTTCTGGGCAGATTATTTCACTGACTTATTTTGGGACCTGCTTTAACATCTGAAGATTAATAGAATTATTAATTTTCATGCCAAACTCAATTTCCTAAAGGGTTATCAAAGCAACGAGGAGACATGACTTACTACAGTCCAAAAGTTGTtggcattttgcttttaaagggaGTTACTCTGGAATCTTTACTAGCAAAGACAAATGCTGTTATTTAAAGTACCTACCAAGTCTTTCGTGTCATCTTTTTAACAGTATATttattggtttgtttgtttttgtcacTGATATTACATGACTGGGAAAACACATCTTAGATACCCAAGCTTAAAATCTGCAGCTGTGCTGTcagtattttgaaacaaaatgaatttACGGTAAGAAATGGCAtcactgtcgtggtttggcccagccagcccagcagcaccacgacagtctctcgctcggtgcccccatccacccccaccctcgttaggatggcagaggccccagcgaaatgggagtaaaaagataagccaggttgttgtggattgagacaagggcagggagggctcgctgccaattatagttctgggcaaaacagactccagtactcgacttagagaggaaagtaggaaagtttattctacaagaaacagaacagaatgaaaccaaaaagggagtaggatgatgagaaaattacaaccagcattttagatctccctcccccatccctcctttcttcccgggcccagctcactgctcccgatatctctacctcctcccccctcaacggctcaggggggcagggaatgggggatgtggtcagtctctcacagatgggctctgctgcttctgtcttctcagatgaggatgactcctggcattcttcccctgctccaacacagggttcctcccccggaacacagtccttaacaaacttctctggtgtgggttgttcccagcagctgcggcttctgccgatacagggtccctcacacgggacacagtccttggtgaatatctctggtgtggattcttcaccacggttgcagtttctgcagttgcagggtccctctctctgGACAAGGCcccttctgggcataagtttaatgagctgctttgtcgtgggttcctccccacagtcacagctgtggatattgggtccctttctcgagacacggcctgctcctgccatagtgataaagggcccctcctttgggacacggcctcttccagccatagttttaaagaagaaaatcactgcccctgtctcagggtctgcagtgaagtggttgggtcctccccacaggacatggcctcttccagccatagtcactgttcctggcttggggcctttaatgaagtgaatcactgcccctggtccggggccagctttagcaaaatgagtctctgcccctgatgcgggctcattatcaaaatgagtctctaccgctgatgtgaggtctttaaagaaatgaaaataaatctcagcttcaccagttaactccacagaatgcaggggagacTGTtctagcacacctcctcctctctttcatcactgaccttggagtctgcatggttgtttctctcactgttcccactccttgcaccaccaccagccagaagaagaaagaaacaggaggaagatggaggaagaagcctcctcttctagcttcttcttaaaaagtgatcgtggtggtgtctaattggctcagccccagcagtgggtctggctcagagctggggagagtttcaagcaacttcttacaggaaccatctttacagccccttctcccttaccagaaaaggctgtcatgtcaaaccatgacaatcatTCTACCTGTAAGACTATCTTTATGTGCCAATCACTAGCATCAGGGGGAAGATTAAGGAGGAAATCCTGTCTTTGTCAATCAAGGCGAAAAAAAAGATGGATGATTAaacaggggaagaaaagcagagaggtaATATCATCTTCATTGTTAAAAGGAGGAATTTGACACTTTAGTGCTGGTTGGAAAGGTTCTCAGTGAAATAGCTCTATGCTGGATGAATATGATACAATTTTCCCTTGCAATGTGTGgctcagtttttaaaaagatgaagttTGGCCGCACAATTATGATGAGAAATCCACTTCTTCTGGAGCAGCCAATAGTTCAGGGACTAGATGACTTACATAGGGTGGCCCTGCACTCCCTTTCTGACAGACACTTGTGATGCAGATTCACAGCTGTTATTTAGTCTCTTCACTGACACTGGCACATGTTATATTCATGCCT encodes:
- the PPP1R36 gene encoding protein phosphatase 1 regulatory subunit 36, with protein sequence MLPKVRLTRGVWYWKDDTNTLEFESSSPADEEKLKERKSIKSHELCDETLKSIFQDITLGDKEANLHEPPKWEQHDYVTLDDVKYAALRLKEANVSRHMLSFAAVMRNEQLDEFLMALFFYLSFYLEKDALEKKYRSLKSTMIYVEKKEMADVLAKLSTARIHLAKAYSKLILGGHVAQQHHMPSGKRKTSLQKDRSFFEGFYNFCTYMAWLVFRKKHFQEIQEEIGRLLCSDMFNPALRDRGNVGSQKPRDQPADANTARLPYLRKARVKHPSIHSMIHQRSPLLSTLLPLPKDRAQYLSQGRHPQPCTRDNLPDLSELFSTKIGIIGAPRSELKSLTSMCDGMMENKEEQEGGKIRSSFSILTNDFSLPPLRRPPNRLSRQSTVLSKAMAEDDRNQRN